One Mycolicibacterium doricum genomic window, GCCGCGGCAGATCACGCAGCTTCTGGCGGGCCACCTCGACGCCCTCGTCGACCGAGAGCTGGAACGGCACCGCATCCAATACCTTTCTCAGAATGGCGTCGATCGGCGGTTTCTCGTCAGCGACAGACACCACCTCACCGTACGCACGCCGGCGCACCGCCCCGTCGCGGGCCCGCATCACGGCGCTTGCTCTTCGGTCGCACGGTAAACCGAAGTGAACCGCGACCTAACCGTACGGAAACGTTCGGTCACTAGCGTCGCGCTATGAGCGGAAGACACGGCTGCGGTCGTAGGGGATTCCTCCAGACAGCGGTGGTCGGCGTGGGGGCGAGCGCGGTCCTCGCGGCGTGCACAAAGAACGCATCGTCGGCCGACTCCGCTCAACTGCCCTACGCCTCGATACCGGTGCTGCAGCCCGGGCAGGGTGACCGCAGTGGTGACCACTACCTATCCTCACTGCCCGATCAGGTGCTGTGGGGGTACGTGCCGACCGTGCACGCCACCCCGGTGCTGCGGATGCGCTCCGGCCAGACCGTCACCATCGACGCCGTCTCGCATGAAGGCATCCTCGAAGACCAGGGCCGCAATCCGGTCGAGTACTTCGGCGGCCTGGGGGTCAACGAGTCCGATGTCCTGGAAGACGCCAAAACCATCGCTGCGGAATACAATCGGACCCCCCGTGACTTCGTCAAGGACGGGCCGCACGTGGTGACCGGCCCCATTTTCGTCGAGGGCGCAGAACCCGGCGACGTGCTGAAGATCGAGACGCTCCAGACCCTTCCGCGGGTGCCCTACGGGGTGGTGTCCAGCCGGCACGGAAAAGGCGCGCTCGCGCTGACACCGGACAAGGTCGCGCCCGCCGGCATCTCGCTGGCGGAGGTGATGCCACCGACCGGGACCGACAGGCGGTCCGACCCCGATCCGACGAAGTGGGGTGGCGTGTCGGTGTTTACCCCGGTCGAACAGGGCCGCGGCGTGATGCCTGTGGGCGCCGGCGGGTCGGTGCGGTTTCCGCTCAACCCGTTCATGGGGATGATGGGCGTCGCCTACGCCCAGGACGACGGCCTCAATGCGCCGAACGCGAACTCCATACCGCCGACGATCGGCGGCGGGAACATCGACATCAAGCTGCTCGGCGTCGGGTCGACGTTCTACCTGCCGGTGTTCGCGCCGGGTGCGCTGTTCTACGTCGGGGATCCGCACATGGCGATGGGTGACGGTGAGGTGGCGCTGACGGCGATGGAGGGCTCACTGCGCGGCACCTTCCGGCTCACGGTGTGCAAGCGGGGATCCGGCGACGCGCCCAGCGTGGCCTTCCGCTATCCGTTCGCCGAGACCGAGCAGGCCTGGATACCGATCGGCCTGTCGGATCCGGACGGCGCGGTCGGCGGGCAGGGCAGCGATCTCGACGTCGCGATGCGCCGGGCGGTGGTCAACGGCCTCGACTATCTTGAACGCGACCGTGGGATGGACCGTGCCACCGCCTACGCGTACCTGTCCGCCGCTAGCGACTTCACCATCTCCCAGGTCGTCGACCGCACGGTCGGTGTGCACGGGCAAATTTTCAAGGAGCACTTCGCGTTGTAGGCGGTGTCGCCGCGTGTCCGGGCCGTCTGCTAGAGGTGTCCGGTGACCAAAACCCGGCAGCCGGCCGAACACGAGCCGATCGCGCGTGTGCTGCCGATGCTGTCGGTGCCGCACCTGGACCGCGAGTTCGACTACCTGGTGCCCGCCGAATCCTCCGACGACGCCCAGCCCGGCGTTCGGGTCCGGGTCCGCTTCCACGGCCGGCTGGTCGACGGGTTCCTGCTCGAGCGGCGTTCGGAGACCGACCATCCGGGGCAGCTGGGCTGGTTGGACCGGGTGGTCTCGCCGCAGCAGGTGCTGACCGCCGATGTGCGCCGGCTCGTCGACGCGGTCGCCGCCCGCTACGCCGGCACCCGACCTGACGTGCTTCGCCTGGCGGTACCACCACGGCACGCCGGCGCCGAGAAGGATCCGGCCGCCGATCTGCCTCCCGTCGAGGCTTCCCCGATCGACCTCACCGCCTGGCAGGCCTATCCGCGCGCCGAACAGTTCCTCCGCGCGGTGGGCGATGGGCGCGCCGCCCGCGCGGTGTGGCAGGCGCTTCCCGGCGAAAGGTGGGCGACCCGCCTGGCCGAGGCCGCGGCGCTGACCGTCGCCAGTGGCCGCGGCGTGCTGGCGGTCGTCCCGGATCAGCGTGATGTGGACGCCCTGCACGCGGCGGCGGTCCCGCTGCTCGCCGACGATCGGGTCGTCGCCCTGTCCGCCGGGCTCGGTCCGTCGCAGCGCTACCGGCGCTGGCTGTCGGTGCTGCGGGGCGGTGCCCGGTTCGTCATCGGCACCCGCAGCGCCGTATTCGCCCCGGTGTGCAACCTCGGGCTGGTGATGGTGTGGGACGACGGTGACGACAGCCTGGCCGAACCGCGGGCCCCGTATCTGCACGCGCGGGAGGTGGCCATGCTGCGCGCTCACCAGTTGCGTTGCGCGGCGCTCATCGGCGGCTACGCCCGCACCGCGGAGGCCCAGGCGCTGGTCCGCAGCCGGTGGGCACACGACCTCGTCGCGCCGCGGTCCGCGGTGCGGGCGGCGGCGCCACGCGTGATCGCCCTGGAGGACAGCGGCTTCGAGCAGGAACGCGACCCGGCGGCGCGCACCGCCCGGCTGCCGTCGGTGGCATTGCGGGCGGCGCGCACCGCCCTGCAGGCGGGCCGGCCGGTTCTGGTCCAGGTACCCCGGCGCGGTTACCTACCCGCGCTGGCCTGCGGGCGTTGCCGGGCCATCGCCCGGTGCCGACACTGCACCGGCCCGCTGTCGTTGCTCGAGCGCGGCGGAGCGGTGATGTGCCGGTGGTGCGGCCGCGAGGAGATCGGATTACGTTGCTGCCGTTGTGGCTCCGAGTCGGTTCGGGCGGTGGCGGTGGGAACGAGGCGCACCGCCGAAGAGCTCGGGCGCGCGTTCGCGGGCACACCGGTCGTCACCTCCAGCGGTGAGGCGGTGGTGGCTGCCGTCGCCGACGAGCCCGCGCTGGTGGTGGCCACCCCGGGCGCCGAACCAGAGCCCGCGGCCGGATACGGGGCCGCGCTACTGCTCGACGGCTGGGCGCTGCTCGGGCGGCAGGATCTCCGTGCGGCCGAGGACACCCTGCGCCGGTGGATGTCGGCCTCCGCACTGGTGCGCCCCCGTGCGGACGGCGGCGTCGTCATCGTGGTAGCCGAGTCGGCGATCCCGACCGTGCAGGCGTTGATCCGCTGGGATCCCCTGGGACACGCCGAACTCGAACTCGACTCGCGATCCGAGGTGGGGCTGCCGCCCGCGGTGCACATCGCCGCCGTCGACGGTGCCTTCGCGGCGGTGACGGCGTTGCTCGGGGCCGCCGACCTACCCGACGGCGCCGAGGCACTGGGACCGGTCGACCTCCCCGTCGGCGCGCGACGCCCGCCAGGCACACCGGCCGACACGCCGGTGAGCCGGATGCTGGTGCGGGTGCCCCGTGATCGGGGGCTGGCACTGGCGGCCGCACTACGCCGGGCGGCCGGCGTGCTGAGCGCCCGCCACCACACCGATCCGGCTCGTGTGCAGATCGACCCGTTGCACATAGGGTGAGCCCAACCCACCGGACAGCACGACGGCTTGCCCCGGTTGTTCGCGTCGTCGATCACCTTGTTGTTCAATGTCTGGGTTGTTCAATGTCTGGGTTGTTCAATGTCGGGGTTGCTCAATGTCGGGCTGCTGTGGCCGTTGCGCTGTGGGCCAAGAACTACGAGACGGAGAAGGGAGTTGCCCGCGCCGAAACCCCGGCTGGTACGTGAGCTTCTCTGGTGCTGGCGCTAACCACCGTTCTGCGCCCTCCCTAGACTGTCTCGGTGCGTCTCGTCTTCGCCGGCACCCCCGAGCCGGCCCTGCCCTCGCTGCAGCGGTTGATCGGATCGCCACGCCATGAGGTGGTGGCGGTACTGACCCGCCCCGATGCAGCGGCGGGCCGCCGCGGTAAGCCGTCGCCGTCGCCGGTCGCCCAGCTTGCTCTCGACCATGACATCCCGGTGCTGCGGCCCCCGAAACCCAACTCCGACGAGTTCGTCGCCGAACTGGGCGAGATCGCGCCGGACTGCTGCGCGGTCGTCGCGTACGGCGCGCTGTTGTCGGAGCGGCTGCTGGCCGTCCCCGCCCACGGCTGGATCAACCTGCACTTCTCTTTGCTGCCGGCCTGGCGCGGTGCTGCCCCGGTGCAGGCCGCCATCGCGGCCGGTGACTCGGTGACCGGGGCCACCACCTTTCTCATCGAGCCGGCACTCGATTCCGGGCCGGTGTACGGGGTGGTCACCGAGACGATCAGGCCGACCGACACCGCGGGGGACCTCCTGGCCCGCCTCGCCGATTCCGGCGCGAATCTGCTGGAGAGCACGCTGGACGGCATCGCCGACGGCCGGCTGCAGGCGGTGGCGCAACCCACCGACGGCGTCACGGTCGCCCCGAAGATCCCCGTGGAGGAGGCCCGTGTCCGGTGGGATCTGCCCGCCCACGTCGTCGAGCGCCGGATCCGCGCCGTCACCCCGAACCCGGGCGCCTGGACAGTCATCGGTGACGTGCGGGTGAAGCTGGGACCGGTCACCGTCGTATCCACTGACTCCGCCGACTTCGCCGAACCCCTCGATCCTGGCGCGCTGCGCGTCCTCAAGGACGCGGTGCACGTCGGCACCGCGACGAAACCGGTGCGCCTGGGTACCGTCCAGCCGCCCGGCAAGAAACCCATGAACGCCCCCGACTGGGCGCGCGGCGCCCGCCTCGACGCGTCGGTGTCGGCTCAGTGACCCGCCCGCCGCACCGCCCGCAGCGCAACCGTCCCCAGCGACGCAAACCGCTGGACCCGGCGCGCCGCGTCGCGTTCGACGTCCTGCGCGCGGTGTCCGAGCGAGACGCCTACGCCAATCTTGCGCTTCCCGCGACGCTCAACGAGCGCCGCCTCGACGCGCGAGACGCCGCGTTCGCCACCGAACTGGCCTACGGCACGTGCCGCAGCCGCGGCCTGCTGGACGCGGTCATCGGGAGCGCCGCGGGGCGTCCGGTGGACCGGATCGATCCGGTGCTGCTCGATCTCCTGCGGCTCGGCACCTATCAACTGCTGCGCACGCGGGTGGAGCCGCACGCCGCGGTGTCCACCACGGTCGAGCAGGCGGGCATCGAATTCGACACCGCCCGGGCTGGGTTCGTCAACGGGGTGTTGCGCAAGATCGCCGGCCGCGACGAGCAATCCTGGGTCGCGGAGCTGGCGCCGCCCGCCGACAGCGACCCGGTCGGGCACATCGCGTTCGCCCATGCGCATCCGCGCTGGGTCGCCCAAGCCTTCACCGATGCGCTCGGGGCCCGCGCCGGTGAGCTCGACGCACTGCTGGCCAGTGACGACGCCCGCCCGGTGGTGCACCTCGCCGCACGCCCCGGCGTGCTGAGCGCCGAGGAACTCGCGGCGGCGGTCGGCGGCGACGTGGGCCGCTATTCGCCGTACGCGGTCTACCTGCCCGGCGGTGACCCCGGCCGACTGAAACCCGTCCGCGACGGACGCGCGCTGGTGCAGGACGAGGGCAGCCAGCTGGTGGCCCGCGCGCTCACCCTGGCCCCCGTCGACGACGACCGCGGCCGCTGGCTCGACCTGTGTGCCGGCCCGGGCGGGAAAACCGCCATGCTGGCGGCGCTGGCGCCCGGATCGATCACCGCGGTGGAACCGGCGCCGAGCCGCGCCGAGATGGTCGAGGAGAACACCCGTGGCCTCGACGTGTCGGTGCTGCGGGTCGACGGCCGCGATCCCGGTGTCGAACCCGGATTCGACCGGGTGCTCGTCGACGCGCCCTGCACCGGGCTCGGGGCGCTGCGGCGGCGGCCCGAGGCCCGGTGGCGAAGGCAACCCGGGGACGTGCCGGGTCTGGCTCGCCTGCAGTGGGAACTACTGGCCTCGGCGATTCGGCTCACCCGCCCCGGCGGCGTGGTGCTCTACGCGACGTGTTCACCGCATCTGGTCGAGACGGTCGGCGTGGTCGCGGATGCGCTCCGCCGCCATCCCGTCACCGCACTGGACACCCGCACGCTGTTCGAGCCCGTCGCCGATCTCGGTGACGGCCCGTACGTTCAGCTCTGGCCACACCGCCACGGCACGGACGCGATGTTCGCCGCAGCGCTGCAAGTAATCTGATCCGCATGGCGCACCCCCTCATCGCACCGTCGATCCTGTCCGCCGACTTCACCCGGCTCGCGGACGAGGCGGCCGCGGTCACCGGCGCCGACTGGCTGCACGTCGACGTCATGGACAACCACTTCGTGCCGAACCTGACCCTCGGGCTGCCCGTCGTGAAATCCCTGCTGCAGGTGACCGACATCCCGATGGATTGCCATCTGATGATCGAGAATCCCGAGCGGTGGGCGCCGCCGTACGCCGAGGCCGGCGCGCACAACGTCACGTTCCACGCCGAGGCTACCGACAACCCGGTCGCGGTGGCCCGCGACATCCGCGCGGCGGGCGCCAAGGCCGGACTGTCGGTGAAGCCGGGAACCCCGATCGATCCTTACCTGGAGATCCTGCGAGAGTTCGACACCCTGCTCATCATGTCGGTCGAACCCGGCTTCGGCGGGCAGAAGTTCATTCCCGAGGTGCTGCCGAAGGTCGGCATCGCGCGGCGGTTGGTCGACTCCGGTGAACTCAAGGTTCTGGTCGAGATTGACGGGGGCATCAACGAAGACACCATCGCCGCGGCCGCCGAGGCAGGCGTGGACTGTTTCGTCGCCGGATCCGCCGTGTACAGCGCGGAGGACCCGGCCGAGGCGGTGCGTTCGCTGCGCGATCGGGCCGCCGCCGCCTCCAAGCATCTGTTCTGATGACTCCCGAGGCCGCGATGGCGCTGGCCGTCGGACAGGCCGACCGCGTCAAGGGCAGCACCTACCCGAATCCCCCTGTCGGAGCGGTCATCCTGGACGCCCACGGTGAGGTTGCGGGTATCGGAGCGACCCAGCCGCCGGGTGGCCCGCACGCGGAGGTGATGGCGTTGCGCCGCGCCGGCCCCAGGGCGGCGGGCGGCACCGCGGTGGTGACACTGGAGCCGTGCAACCATCACGGCCGGACCCCGCCGTGTGTCGATGCGCTTCTGGCAGCCGAGGTGTCGGCCGTCGTGTACGCCGTACCCGACCCGAATCCGGTGGCTGCCGGGGGAGCAGCCCGGCTCGGTGAATCCGGTGTCACGGTGACCGCCGGCGTACTCGGCGATGCGGTGGCCGGCGGGGTGCTGCGGGAGTGGCTGCACAAACAGCGGACCGGTGCACCGCATGTCACATGGAAGTTCGCCACCAGTGTGGACGGCCGCAGCGCCGCCGCCGACGGCAGCAGCCAGTGGATCACCAGCGAGGCCGCCCGCGCCGACGTACACCGCCGCCGAGCAGTCGCGGATGCCATCGTGGTCGGCACCGGAACGGTGTTGGTCGACGATCCGGTGCTGACCGCGCGGCTCCCCGACGGCAGCCTCGCCGAACACCAACCGCTGCGCGTGGTGGTCGGCGAGCGCGAGATCTCGTCGGATTCCCGTGTGATGAACGACCATTCGCGCACCATGGTGATCCGCACCCGCGATCCACAGGAGGTGCTCAGCGCGCTGTCCGACCGCACCGACGTCATCCTCGAGGGCGGTCCGACCCTGGCAGGTGCGTTCCTGCGGGCTGGGGCGATCGACCGGATCGTGGCCTATGTCGCGCCGATCCTGCTCGGCGGGCCGGTCACCGCCGTCGACGACGTCGGCGTGCCGAGCATCGCCCACGCCCAGCGGTGGCGGTTCGACGGGATCACCCCGATCGGGCCGGACGTGTTGCTGTCGCTGGTCCCCAGCTGAGCGCGGTTCCCAGCCAATTCGCGCCGGCGTGAGAGCCGACACACACCGCATATCCCCCAGCTTGGAGAACTTATTGCCGGGGATGCGCCTCGGTACACTTGTGCCGAAGCGCTTTCACCGACGATCTGCGCGCGACGAGCAACAACAAAGGACGTCAAGCGTGACTGCACTACAGGACTGGCTCAGTATCCCGACGGCCGCACCCCGCGCCGTGGGGTCGTTCGTCTGGGGACCCCTGCGCAGCGTGCTGCCCAACCGCCCAGACGACCAGGAGGACTACCGCTTGATCCGGCCCGGTACCGAGCGCTGCTGACTCAATCCTCGTTCCGGTGCCTGCCGGCCGGCGCTTGCCGCGGGATGCGCGTGGTCTGGTCTCCGGCCCCGGTGCCGAAAGCCCTGGTCGGCGCGTCGCCTGAATGTCGCGAGACGTTGATGAACTGGGTGGGCGCCTCGTCGTCTGCGTCCCGTAGCGAATCGACGTCGCCGGGCACGGCGGATACGTCCGCGTGCTCGTGCCTGCCGCTGATCAGCAATCCGAGCAGCGCACCGATCACACAGATGATCGTGGTGACGATGAAGATGTCGCCGTACTGCAGCACGTACGCCGCGCGGTAGCGGTCCGCCTCGGCCGCCAGCCGCTCGGCCAGTGTGTCGGCACCGGGTGGGAACGGCAACGTCTGCAGGTGCTGGTTGAGCCGGTACAGGCCCCACGCCGACAGCGCCGCCAGGCCGATCAGCATGCCGATCATGCGGGACACCACGACTGCGGCCGACGCGATGCCGTGCTGGGAGGCGGGCACGACGCGCAGCGACGCCGAGGTCAGCGGTCCGATCACCAGGCCAAGGCCGATCCCGGCGATCACCAGGTCCGTGTCGAGGACCGGCAGGCTGATGAGGCCCAGGTCGTGGCGGGCCGAGAGCAGGTCGACCGGCCACCTGGAGATCAGGAAATACCCGCCCGCGGCGATCAGCAGGCCGACAAACGCCACCAGCCGGTCACCGATGCGGCCGGCCAGCCAGCCGCCGAGCAGCGCCCCGATCGGCAGGGCGACCAGGAACCGCAGCAGCAGGAAGGCGGCCTGGTTCTGGTCCTGGCCGAGGACCCCCTGGCCGAACAGTTCGACGTTGACCAACGTCACCATGAGCGCCGCACCGGCGCACAACGAGGCGCCCAGCGCCGCGAGGAACGGCCGGAAGTGCACACCGGCCGGTTCGATCAAACGGGTGCGGGCGAAACGTTCCCACACGAAGAACGCAATCGCCGCGGCCGCCGCGCCGACGAGCACGGGCGGACCCCAGGTCGGCAGGATCTGCTCACCGTCGGGCGCCGGGTTGTAGAGGCCGATCACCGCCAGGCCCAGTGCGAGCGCCAGCAACAGGCCGCCCATGACGTCGACCCGTTCGGGCTCGTCGGACTTCTGCCTGCCCGGCAGGCTGAAGTGGATCATCACCATCGCGATCGCCGCGAGCGGCACGTTGATCCAGAAGACGGCCTGCCAGGTGTTCAGCGCGGCCACCACGCCGATGCCGTAGAGCGGCCCGAGCACGCTGCCCAGCTCCTGCGCGGCGCCGATCCCGCCGAGTACCGAAGCGCGGTTGCGGGCTGACCACAGGTCGGCGGCCAGTGCCAGCGTGACGGGCAGCAGCGCGCCGCTGGCGGTGCCCTGGATGGTCCGACCGACGACCATCGGGATCAGGTCGTCGGACAGCGCGGTGATCACCGAGCCGACCGCGAATCCGGCGAGGCTGAGCTGCAAGATGAACTTGCGGCCGAACCGGTCCGAGGCCCGGCCCAGCAGCGGCATCGCCGCGATGTAGCCCAGCAGGTACCAGGTGATGATCGGCGTCACCCGCTGGATCTGATTGATCGCGATCCCGATGTCGAACATGATGTCGCGGATGATCGTCACCACGACATAGGTGTCGAGCGCGCCGAGCAGCACCGCGAGACTGCCCGCACCGATCGCGATCCGACGGCTCCGGCTGCTCGCCGGCTCGACGGCCTGGTCGAACTTGCCGGTCGGCATCACACCGCCGGCTTAGTGACGGTGACCTGCTTACCCCAGTCCGACAGCGTCATCGTGACGCTGTTTCCTGCGCTGGGCTCCAGCTTCACCTGCGCCAGGTTGTGGTTGCCCTCTTCTTCGATCCAGGCCACCGCGGGCACCGGGCCGGTCGCGCCGATCTGGGGGGCGATCGCGTTGACGGCCTCGGCGGTGACGGTGCCGCTCACGCGCACGGTGTCCACACCACTGACGTTCTCCCGGCCCTCCGCCTTCGGGTCGCTGAAGTTGGCGAGCACATTGGCCAGGCCCTTGTCGGGGCTGAGGATGGCCGCGGCGTCGTAGATGTCGGCGGCGGGGCCGAAGTCCTGGAAGCTGCCGGCACTGATGGCCCCGTACAGGTTGCCGTCGGCGACCACGAACTCGACCCCTTCCAGCCGCTGGCCGAGGAACACGATGTCGGCCTTGCCCGAGGCCGCCACCGCCGGCGTGTTGGTCAAGTCCCCTTGCAGTGACTCGATCGGCAACTGTTCGATCGTGCCCTGCACCGTCAAGTTCAGGTGCACGCTCTGCAGGTCACGGGTGGTCTGCGTGGCGTCCTGCAGCAGTGCGGCAGCGTCGGGCAATGGTCTGTCGGCGTCCTCCGAGGATGAGGAGCAACCCGCGACGAACATCGCGGCGGCGAGGAGGAGGGCGACGATCAGGGCCTGGGCGGCATGGCGAGGGCTCGACGGCATGACTGCATCGTAGAGGGTGGCCGTTCGAGCATCCTGTCGCGCGGCCAGCGGAGGAGTTCGAGCGGGGACTAGCCTGGTCGGGTGTTCACGGGAATCGTCGAAGAAGTGGGCGAGGTCATCGGCAAACACGACCTCACCGACGCGGCGCGGTTGGTGATTCGCGGACCGGTCGTCACCGCCGACGCCGGCCACGGTGACTCGATCGCGGTCAACGGGGTGTGTCTGACCGTGGTGGAGATCCAGCCGGGCGGCGTGTTCTCCGCCGACGTCATGGGCGAGACGCTCGACCGCTCCGGCCTCGGCGACGTCGGCGTCGGCAGCCGGGTCAACCTGGAACGTGCCGCCGCGGTCAACAGCCGCCTGGGCGGTCACATCGTGCAGGGGCACGTCGACGGCACCGGTTATGTGATTGCGCGCACACCGTCGGAGCACTGGGAAGTGGTGCGCGTCGCGCTCCCGACGGCGTTGGCGCGCTACGTCGTGGAGAAGGGGTCGATCACCGTCGACGGGGTGTCGTTGACCGTGTCTGCGCTGGGTCACGCCGCGGAAGAAGACTGGTTCGAGGTGTCGTTGATACCCACCACACGCGAACTCACCACCCTCGGCAGCGCACCGGTCGGCACCCGGGTGAACCTGGAGGTCGACGTCATCGCCAAATACGTCGAACGGCTGATGAGCCGCCCCACCGACTGACACTGGCAATATTCGGTGCGCTCCAGTGGTTCATACTGAAGCGAGGACGATGATTTTTCCTGGTTCCGCGTGTTCGGGAACCGGTAAGGGTGGCAGACAATGACCAGGCTCGATTCGGTCGAACGGGCGATCGCGGACATCGCGGCCGGCAAGGCCGTCGTCGTGATCGACGACGAGGACCGCGAGAACGAGGGCGACCTCATCTTCGCCGCCGAGAAGGCCACCCCCGAGCTGGTCGCGTTCATGGTCCGCTACACGTCGGGCTATCTGTGCGTCCCGCTCGACGGCGCGATCTGCGACCGGCTCGGCTTGTTGCCGATGTACGCGGTCAACCAGGACAAGCACGGTACCGCGTACACGGTCACCGTCGATGCGAGAAATGGTGTAGGGACCGGCATCTCGGCTTCCGACCGGGCCACCACGATGCGTCTGCTCGCCGATCCCACCGCCACGGCCGACGAGTTCACCAAGCCCGGGCACGTGGTGCCGCTGCGGGCCAAAGACGGTGGTGTGCTGCGCCGTCCGGGCCACACCGAGGCCGCGGTGGACCTGGCGAGACTCGCCGGAATGCAGCCGGCCGGCACCATCTGCGAGATCGTCAGCCAGAAGGACGAAGGCGCGATGGCCCAGACCGACGAACTGCGGATCTTCGCCGACGAGCACCACCTGGCGCTGATCTCCATCGCCGACCTGATCGAGTGGCGGCGGAAGCACGAACGCCACATCGAGCGCATCGCCGAGGCGCGTATCCCCACCCGACACGGCGAATTCCGCGCGGTGGGCTACACCAGCATCTACGACGACGTCGAACACGTCGCGCTGGTCCGCGGCGACATCGCCGGTCCCCACGGCGACGGACACGACGTGCTGGTCCGTGTGCACTCCGAATGCCTGACCGGTGACGTCTTCGGATCCCGGCGCTGTGACTGCGGTCCGCAACTCGACGCCGCGATGGCGATGGTCGCCCGAGAGGGCCGCGGCGTCGTGCTCTATATGCGCGGTCACGAGGGCCGCGGTATCGGACTCATGCACAAGTTGCAGGCTTACCAGCTGCAGGATGCCGGCGACGACACCGTCGATGCGAACCTCAAGCTCGGATTGCCCGCGGACGCCCGTGACTACGGCATCGGCGCGCAGATCCTCGTCGACCTCGGTGTGCGGTCGATGCGCCTGCTGACCAACAACCCGGCCAAACGGGTCGGGCTCGACGGATACGGCCTGCACATCATCGAGCGGGTGCCGCTGCCGGTCCGCGCCAACGCCGAGAACATCCGCTATCTGATGACCAAACGTGACCGAATGGGCCACGACCTCACCGGACTCGACGAGTACAGCGAGTCCCACAGCATGGACGACTACGACGACGGCGTGTACCTGCTCGGCGAGCGACACCCGACCGACCTCGGTGGCGCTCGGTGAGCGGTGGCGCCGGGGTGCCGGATCTGCCGCAGCTCGACGCGTCCGGCATGAAGGTGGGCATCGTCGCGAGTACCTGGCACTCGACGATCTGCGATGCACTGCTCGAGGGCGCGCGCAAGGTCGCCCAGGCAGCCAACGTGAGTGACCCGACCGTGGTTCGGGTACTCGGTGCCATCGAGATCCCGGTCGTCGCGCAGGCGCTCGCGGCGGACCACGAGGCGGTCGTCGCGCTCGGCGTCGTGATCCGCGGGCAGACACCGCATTTCGACTACGTCTGTGACGCGGTGACCCAGGGCCTCACGCGTGTCTCGCTCGACGCCTCGACTCCGGTCGCCAACGGCGTGCTGACCACCGACACCGAGGAGCAGGCGCTCGACCGCGCGGGGCTCGCCGGTTCCAGCGAGGACAAGGGAGCCCAGGCCGCCGCCGCGGCGCTGTCCACCGCGCTTACCCTGCGGAAGCTGCGCGGACTCTCGTGAGTGACTGGGAAGTGGTGATCCGGCCCCACCTGACGCCCTACTTCGCCTATGCTGCGGCCGCGGTGATCGTGGCGGCGCACGTCACCGTCGGATTCCTGCTCAAGATCGGCTCGAGCGGCGTCATCTTCCAGACTGCCGACCAGGTGGCGATCGCGCTCCTCGGCGTGATCATCGGCGCGGTGGTCACGTTGTTCGCGCGCCCACGGGTCCGGGTCGGCCCGCGCGGCCTGTCGGTGCGCAATCTCTGGGCCGACCGGGTTCTCGATTGGTCCGACGTTGTGGGTGTCTCGTTTCCCACCGGTGCCCGCTGGGCCAGGGTGGACCTGCCCGACGACGAGTACATCCCGCTGATGGCCATTCAGGCCGTCGACAAGGAGCGCGCCGTCCATGCGATGGAGAAGCTGCGGGAAGCGCTGACGTATTACCGCTCACACAGTCAGTGACATCTCACACAGTCAGTGACATCACACAGTCAGTGACATCGCGAACTCGTGGCGCGGCCCGACGGTCGCTGCCGAGATCCGGAATCCGACGCTCTCGTACACCGCACG contains:
- a CDS encoding PH domain-containing protein produces the protein MSDWEVVIRPHLTPYFAYAAAAVIVAAHVTVGFLLKIGSSGVIFQTADQVAIALLGVIIGAVVTLFARPRVRVGPRGLSVRNLWADRVLDWSDVVGVSFPTGARWARVDLPDDEYIPLMAIQAVDKERAVHAMEKLREALTYYRSHSQ